AAACGACCTTGTAATTTCTATGTCCGGAGCCATTCACCATAATCGGAATGGATTATTCGATCGCCTGATAGCCAGTCGTCTGTTGTTGATCTGGGTTACAACAGCTTCACTAACTGGTGCATATCTGGTATATGCGCAGGCAATACGGCTTGTGATTAAAGAAAAAGTAATTCGCCGCGAATTTCCGAAAGAAGTCATCGAATCGCCCGCTTATGCAACCGGCAATAACGAGAGGGCCAATACGTACCTTCCCGAAAGCCCTTGGGCAGCCGATGCACGTTATCAATTCCAAGATGAAAACGTCTTTGTTTATACTGAGAAATGGGAACAGGAAGAAGAGAAAAAAGCAGCACGCTTGAAACCGTTTGCGATGTTAATGTTCGACACCAAAAAAGGGGAAGCCGAACAACCTTTTGCCTTAATGAGTCAAGAGGCACTGATTCGCTTTGAATTCCCTTTTGGGGTCAAACACACTGACCCTGGACGGATGATTGCTGGCTCGTTAGAAGGCAATGTAAAAATTACAGGACCGAATGGTCTCATCATTTATGGGCGTAATTTCTTCTACGATGAATCGTCGATGAATATCTGGAGCGATCATGAAGTACGCTTCGCGTATGAAAACCATCGAGGCCATGCGCGAGGCATTGAAATGAAACTGATACCTTCTGCCACTAAACCAACGGAGCTCAAGCCGGCTGCAGAGGGAATAAGGGAAATCGTACTTCGGCGAGATGTGTACATGGAACTGGCCTTGAAAAAAAAGCTAGAGTCTTCAAGAAACGGCAAACCACGTTTTGCAACAGTAAAAAGCACTGGAAGTTTCACGTTTAACCTAGAAACAAATCAGGGAACGTTTACCGACGACGTTCGCGTATATCAACCAACCAGCCCGCATCAGGCTGATACTCTGCAATGCGATAATTTAAATTTACAGTTTGTTCGTAAAGCCAATGATGATAGTCCAAGTACAATTGAAAAAGAGTCAGGCAAGTCTACTCTGAGTCACTCCAGTGGAAATTTGAAATTTCAAAAGCTAGTTGCTACGGGTAACAACGTCACACTCATCTCTGAAGAGAACCAGTTTACAGGCACGATGACCCGACTTTTCTATAACGAAGATACTAAAACCATTGTCCTGACTGACAAACGAGATGTTCGCGTTTTGCAACAATCCTCAGAACTCCGGTGTCCTGAGATCACTATTGTCCAGAATCAGGAAGGGAAGTTAGAAACGGTCACCTGCCAGGGAGCTGGTTGGATCAAACACCGCGATGCCAATACGGGCCAATTAACTATGGCAGCCCAATGGGCCAAACAGATGAAAAAATCCGTTGATCCAGAGAACGGACTCGAAATGGTAGAATTGGAAAAACAGTGTATCGTCAGACAACCGACTGAAGAATTTGCACTCGCTGCCCAAATAATACGTTTATGGCTAAAAGGTGATTTGCCTTCTTTAAAAAAAGTCAATTCAAAAAAACAAGGATCAAATCAACGGGAATCGAAGAACTCTCAAAAGATAGAGAACAAATTGGATCCGTATAAAATGATTGCGGAGCAGGATGTTGCCATTTACAGTCCCCAACTCAGAGGAAAAACCAAACGACTCGAAGTCTGGTTTGGTCCTGTGGCGACTCCGCAGTCAGCACCCAATGCGCCTATTGAAAATCAAACGCAGCTACAACAGCCGACTGTCAAACAGGTCGCATTTGCAGTCGAGGATCCAATCCTTTCATTAAAGGTACCTCAATCAACACGCATACAGACTCTCGCCATGAATCAAAGTGGCCCTTTTTCAATCCAACCTAAAAAAACTGTCTCAACCAATAACAAACAAACTGTTGATTCAAAAGAAGGTCGAGCTAAGATCCCGTCTCGTAATAAAAATTCTGATTTCTTTGGTAGAAGCGACACAAATAAACCGCTCGAGCCAGTAATGGTAACTGCAGACTTAATGACACTGCGTGTG
The Gimesia aquarii DNA segment above includes these coding regions:
- a CDS encoding LptA/OstA family protein, translated to MSGAIHHNRNGLFDRLIASRLLLIWVTTASLTGAYLVYAQAIRLVIKEKVIRREFPKEVIESPAYATGNNERANTYLPESPWAADARYQFQDENVFVYTEKWEQEEEKKAARLKPFAMLMFDTKKGEAEQPFALMSQEALIRFEFPFGVKHTDPGRMIAGSLEGNVKITGPNGLIIYGRNFFYDESSMNIWSDHEVRFAYENHRGHARGIEMKLIPSATKPTELKPAAEGIREIVLRRDVYMELALKKKLESSRNGKPRFATVKSTGSFTFNLETNQGTFTDDVRVYQPTSPHQADTLQCDNLNLQFVRKANDDSPSTIEKESGKSTLSHSSGNLKFQKLVATGNNVTLISEENQFTGTMTRLFYNEDTKTIVLTDKRDVRVLQQSSELRCPEITIVQNQEGKLETVTCQGAGWIKHRDANTGQLTMAAQWAKQMKKSVDPENGLEMVELEKQCIVRQPTEEFALAAQIIRLWLKGDLPSLKKVNSKKQGSNQRESKNSQKIENKLDPYKMIAEQDVAIYSPQLRGKTKRLEVWFGPVATPQSAPNAPIENQTQLQQPTVKQVAFAVEDPILSLKVPQSTRIQTLAMNQSGPFSIQPKKTVSTNNKQTVDSKEGRAKIPSRNKNSDFFGRSDTNKPLEPVMVTADLMTLRVQKNVLGKAEVAEVWTKGNVSVQQLHGEQEKPLHITGNQLHIRNKGSNDQVVHIIGSPAKINERGFQIEGENIFLYRLANRAEVQGKGLLLLPVRGGSRSAAGLLSGAEGITEGKNKAQSPQSHSAAQSDQVLEIHWEKEMIFDGLTANFFGKVRTNMGDNRLRCQEMEVILSDRVSFTEKNSKEQKPKVQLITCRDGVEVESNEYLENRLIGIRRASFWQMNVDQETGNAEANGPGWLILWRRENPGKPDSQTKVSQANQPQKTDTDSWTYTRIDFNGKMEGNVSQRSTNFDDRVQITYGAVKRPLDTINPNKLPPQTGWMRSNSLKLIQHEINGQKKKFISVLAKGNAELEGNTLIKNKRTPMNQSFIARADTISFDESKDLYTMRSFGNRKATLRRYSKGGNGPTMNESQEIEFAPTYDRVTLHGVTVIQGLP